The Streptomyces sp. A2-16 sequence CCACAGGCGGCGCGGCCTGTGCCGTCAAGACCGTCGAGTCCATGAGCGGCATCCGCATGGACCACTATCTGGAGGTCGACTTCAGCGGCTTCGAGAAGCTGGTCGACGAGCTCGGCGGGGTCACGGTGACCACGACCAGGGCCATCAAGGACGACGACAGCCACCTGGACCTCAAGGCCGGCACGCACGAGCTCACCGGCGCCCAGGCCCTCGGTCTCGTCCGCACCCGGCACGGCGTCGGCGACGGCTCCGACCTCGGCCGGATCCAGCTCCAGCAGGCCTTCATCAAGGCGCTGGTCAAGCAGGTCAAGAGCGTCGGCGTGCTGACCAGCCCCAAGAAGCTGTACGACCTCGCCGACACCGCCACCAAGGCCGTCACCACCGACTCCGACCTCGGCTCGGTCAACTCCCTGGTCTCCTTCGCCGGCGGCCTCAAGGGCATCAGCCCGGCGGACATGACCATGGTCACCCTGCCCGTGCAGTACGACCCGGCCAACCCCAACCGCGTCATCGTCCAAAAGACCAAGGCCCAGCAGATCTGGACGGCCCTGGAGAACGACCGGGCGATCCCGAGGTCGGCCACCGAGGGCAACGCGACGGGCCAGGCCAAGGGCGTCGTCACGTCGTAGGGGACCGCTCGCCGGGGGCTGGGAATAGATCGCTGCGACCCCTCGTTTTGGGGGATGCGGCCAGTCCTGGCAGACTGGTACGTCGGCCCCGGTTCACGCTCCCGCAGCCCGCGGCGGCGACCCGGCGCCCTCCCGAAACTAGGAGACACCTTGAAGCGCGACATCCACCCCGAGTACGTCGAGACGCAGGTCAGCTGCACCTGCGGCGCGTCGTTCACCACCCGCAGCACGATCTCCAGCGGCACCATCCGCGCCGAGGTCTGCTCCGAGTGCCACCCGTTCTACACGGGCAAGCAGAAGATCCTCGACACCGGTGGCCGCGTGGCCCGCTTCGAGGCCCGCTTCGGCAAGGCTGCTGCCAAGAAGTAGCGAGCCACCAGCGCCGGTCCACGCCGCACTCCTCGGAGTGCGCCGGGACCGGCGTTTTTGGTCGCCCGCCTTCCCCCTTCATCCGCAGTACAGGAGCCCTGAGATGTTCGAGGCCGTCGAGGAACTCGTCGGTGAGCACGCCGACCTGGAGACGAAGCTCGCCGACCCGTCGGTCCACTCCGACCAGGCCAACGCGCGCAAGCTGAACAAGCGCTACGCCGAGCTCACCCCGATCGTCGCCACGTACCGCTCCTGGAAGCAGACCGGCGACGACATCGAGACGGCGAAGGAACTCGCCGCCGACGACCCCGACTTCGCGGCCGAGGTCAAGGAGCTCTCCGAGCAGCGCGAGACGCTGACGGAGAAGCTGCGGCTGCTGCTGGTCCCGCGCGACCCCAGCGACGACAAGGACGTCATCCTCGAGATCAAGGCGGGCGCGGGCGGCGACGAGTCCGCCCTGTTCGCCGGCGACCTGCTGCGCATGTACCTCCGGTACGCCGAGCGGGTCGGCTGGAAGACCGAGATCATCGACGCCACCGAGTCGGAGCTGGGCGGCTACAAGGACGTCCAGGTGGCCGTGAAGACCAAGGGCGGCCAGGGCGCGACCGAGCCCGGCCAGGGCGTGTGGGCCCGGCTCAAGTACGAGGGCGGAGTGCACCGCGTGCAGCGCGTCCCGGCGACGGAGTCCCAGGGCCGTATCCACACCTCCGCGGCCGGCGTGCTGGTCACCCCCGAGGCGGAGGAGGTCGACGTCGAGATCAACCCGAACGACCTCCGCATCGACGTCTACCGCTCCTCCGGACCCGGCGGGCAGTCCGTCAACACCACCGACTCCGCGGTGCGCATCACGCACATTCCCACCGGAGTCGTCGCTTCCTGCCAGAACGAGAAGAGCCAGCTGCAGAACAAGGAGCAGGCCTTGCGTATCCTGCGCTCCAGGCTGCTCGCGGCGGCGCAGGAGGAGGCGGAGCGCAATGCCGCCGACGCCCGGCGCAGCCAGGTCCGCACCGTCGACCGCTCCGAGAAGATCCGCACCTACAACTTCCCGGA is a genomic window containing:
- the rpmE gene encoding 50S ribosomal protein L31 yields the protein MKRDIHPEYVETQVSCTCGASFTTRSTISSGTIRAEVCSECHPFYTGKQKILDTGGRVARFEARFGKAAAKK
- the prfA gene encoding peptide chain release factor 1 — encoded protein: MFEAVEELVGEHADLETKLADPSVHSDQANARKLNKRYAELTPIVATYRSWKQTGDDIETAKELAADDPDFAAEVKELSEQRETLTEKLRLLLVPRDPSDDKDVILEIKAGAGGDESALFAGDLLRMYLRYAERVGWKTEIIDATESELGGYKDVQVAVKTKGGQGATEPGQGVWARLKYEGGVHRVQRVPATESQGRIHTSAAGVLVTPEAEEVDVEINPNDLRIDVYRSSGPGGQSVNTTDSAVRITHIPTGVVASCQNEKSQLQNKEQALRILRSRLLAAAQEEAERNAADARRSQVRTVDRSEKIRTYNFPENRISDHRVGFKSYNLDQVLDGDLDAVIQACVDADSAAKLAAA
- a CDS encoding LCP family protein, producing MSAESTPNPRIPGGKGRRRKPRGKGRKGLLITAWVAAGIVVLGGTGAGYVYFKLNGNIKSVDIDQALGSERPTKVDNGSENILVLGSDTRSGSNKKLGGGTDDGSARSDTAMVIHVYEGHKKATVVSIPRDTLIDRPECTDTDGKEHDAASDVMFNSAYTTGGAACAVKTVESMSGIRMDHYLEVDFSGFEKLVDELGGVTVTTTRAIKDDDSHLDLKAGTHELTGAQALGLVRTRHGVGDGSDLGRIQLQQAFIKALVKQVKSVGVLTSPKKLYDLADTATKAVTTDSDLGSVNSLVSFAGGLKGISPADMTMVTLPVQYDPANPNRVIVQKTKAQQIWTALENDRAIPRSATEGNATGQAKGVVTS